One region of Solanum pennellii chromosome 6, SPENNV200 genomic DNA includes:
- the LOC107021090 gene encoding Golgi SNAP receptor complex member 1-1: MDPPTSWDSLRKQARKLEAQLDEQMHLYRRFVSNKSGNANDHDLESSIDQLLKQLQQVNSQMQGWVSSGGSEIFSHTLTRHQEILQDLFQEFNRIRSSYRAKKEHASLLEDFREFDRTRLDLEDGSGSHDQALLNERATLHRTTGQMDGVISQAQETIKTLMFQRSTFGGINSKLSNISSRLPTVNHILSAIKKKKSMDTIILSLVASVCMFLILVYWMTK; the protein is encoded by the exons ATGGATCCTCCTACCTCTTGGGATTCCTTGCGAAAGCAG GCAAGGAAGCTTGAAGCTCAGCTGGATGAGCAGATGCATTTGTATCGTAGATTTGTTTCAAACAAAAGTGGTAATGCTAATGATCATGATCTTGAATCTAGTATAGATCAGCTGCTCAAGCAACTTCAACAAGTAAATTCACAAATGCAAGGATGGGTTTCATCGGGAGGATCTGAGATCTTCTCTCATACACTGACTCGCCATCAAGAAAttcttcaagatctttttcAG GAGTTTAATCGGATCCGTTCAAGTTACAGAGCCAAGAAAGAGCATGCTTCATTGCTTGAAGATTTTAGAGAGTTCGACCGAACCAGGTTAGATCTGGAAGATGGTAGTGGGTCTCATGACCAAGCACTCCTTAACGAACGTGCTACTCTCCATAGGACTACTGGACag ATGGATGGTGTGATTTCTCAAGCTCAAGAAACAATAAAGACACTTATGTTTCAAAGATCAACATTTGGTGGCATTAATTCAAAACTCAGCAATATCAGCAGTCGCCTCCCAACG GTTAACCATATTCTTTCAgcaataaagaagaaaaagtctATGGATACGATCATTCTTTCATTAGTTGCCTCTGTATGCATGTTTCTCATTTTGGTTTACTGGATGACGAAATGA
- the LOC107022883 gene encoding mitogen-activated protein kinase kinase kinase 18-like, which translates to MAGLLWKRGTTLGQGGFSVVSLASTSSALFRGFTLPSLIVVKYCNYNASQSLKEEVEILRMFKHSPHIVHCFGANVSFEDNVNLYNLLLEYASGGSLADRLQNCNSLSEFEVKKHTKNVLIGLNCIHNKGIIHCDIKPGNILLVGGDKTAKIADFGLSMTLEQGMNQKQGIIRGTERYMAPESVINTEYTPKVDIWALGCTVYELITGTPQWEDADGDDVLHKIEFEEPKFQNPKLSTEARNFLEKCLVKNPSTRWTADMLLNHTFLQNLSKVANTAKTRKKKIDSMSFLHQPIQKITFKIGHHKFSRQLLDPKPLLDKPIKKIKIKIGNHKFVRYLTDLKEVENETCGRALSTDNR; encoded by the coding sequence ATGGCGGGATTATTATGGAAGAGAGGCACAACTCTAGGTCAAGGTGGATTCAGTGTCGTTTCGTTAGCTTCTACCTCCAGCGCACTATTTCGTGGTTTTACTCTTCCCTCTCTAATTGTTGTCAAGTATTGCAACTACAATGCTTCTCAATCATTGAAAGAAGAAGTTGAAATCCTCCGAATGTTCAAACATTCTCCTCACATTGTTCACTGTTTCGGAGCTAATGTCTCTTTTGAAGATAACGTCAATCTTTACAACTTATTACTCGAGTATGCTTCCGGAGGAAGCCTTGCTGATCGTCTTCAGAACTGCAATTCACTGTCGGAGTTTGAAGTTAAGAAACACACGAAGAATGTACTTATAGGGCTCAATTGTATACACAATAAAGGAATTATTCACTGCGATATCAAACCTGGAAATATTCTCCTTGTAGGCGGGGACAAAACTGCCAAGATTGCTGATTTCGGGCTCTCCATGACCTTGGAACAGGGCATGAATCAAAAACAGGGAATTATCAGGGGAACAGAAAGGTATATGGCACCTGAGTCCGTGATTAACACTGAGTATACCCCAAAAGTTGATATTTGGGCTCTTGGTTGTACTGTCTATGAGCTGATTACGGGGACACCGCAATGGGAAGACGCAGATGGTGATGATGTGTTGCACAAAATCGAGTTTGAGGAACCAAAGTTTCAGAATCCAAAGTTGTCAACTGAGGCTAGAAATTTTCTGGAAAAATGTCTTGTGAAGAATCCGAGCACGCGTTGGACTGCAGACATGCTCTTGAACCATACATTTCTGCAGAATTTATCCAAAGTAGCCAACACAGCGAAGacaaggaagaagaaaattgaTTCAATGTCCTTTCTACACCAACCAATCCAGAAGATAACATTCAAGATCGGCCATCATAAATTCTCGAGGCAATTGCTGGATCCGAAGCCCCTTCTAGACAAACCaatcaagaagataaaaatCAAGATCGGCAATCATAAATTCGTGAGGTACTTGACAGATCTGAAGGAAGTAGAGAATGAAACTTGTGGAAGGGCACTGAGTACTGACAATAGATAG